The following nucleotide sequence is from Bacteroidota bacterium.
ATCATTCAACACTCATAATTCTCGTTTCAGAAAAATCACCTGAACTTAATCTGTAAAAATACGTCCCGGCAGGCAAGTGTTTTCTGTCGTAAATAATTGTATGTTTTCCGTGAGGATAGTTTTGCGACTGTATTGTTTCAATTTTTTCGCCAATAAGGTTAAAAAGCTCAATTTCTACAAAAGTTTTCTCAGGAAGAAAAATACCAATTTCA
It contains:
- a CDS encoding T9SS type A sorting domain-containing protein, producing the protein EIGIFLPEKTFVEIELFNLIGEKIETIQSQNYPHGKHTIIYDRKHLPAGTYFYRLSSGDFSETRIMSVE